A single Oncorhynchus tshawytscha isolate Ot180627B linkage group LG01, Otsh_v2.0, whole genome shotgun sequence DNA region contains:
- the LOC112252179 gene encoding SPRY domain-containing SOCS box protein 3 isoform X2, whose product MSRRSRNSRAWRYVWSGLRRDADSRALVLSSESEEWGYERLQYSDSDSEPDYRPVVPPVPSAVPVTGESYCTCDSQAEPSYNPHLRGFHRIKDCHCGEEDQDFDWVWDDSNRSMATLMTCDNRKVNFHTEYSCGTAAIRGSKELADGQHFWEIKMTSPVYGTDMMVGIGTCDVNLDKYRHTFCSLLGKDDDSWGLSYTGLLHHKGDKVNFSSRFGQGSIIGVHLDTWHGTLTFFKNRKCIGVAATELQNKHFYPMACSTAAKSSMKVIRSCFTPTSLQYLCCARLRKLFPECPDTLSVLPLPPGLRHLLHNKLGWVLRLNNGLLGAPGRGGLGSHLPPTPPLAGALSSESDDSEGCSSDPEACQRKRCRWT is encoded by the exons ATGTCAAGGCGGAGCAGGAACAGCCGGGCATGGCGTTACGTGTGGAGTGGACTACGGCGAGATGCTGATTCCCGGGCGCTGGTACTGTCCTCAGAAAGTGAAGAGTGGGGCTACGAACGCTTACAG TACAGTGACTCAGACTCTGAGCCAGACTACCGTCCCGTGGTGCCACCGGTCCCCAGTGCCGTGCCCGTTACCGGAGAGTCGTACTGCACCTGCGACTCCCAGGCCGAGCCCAGCTACAACCCACATCTCCGGGGCTTCCACCGCATCAAAGACTGCCACTGTGGAGAGGAAGACCAGG ACTTCGACTGGGTGTGGGACGATAGTAACCGCTCCATGGCCACGTTGATGACCTGCGACAACCGCAAAGTCAACTTCCACACGGAGTACAGCTGCGGCACAGCAGCCATAAGAGGCTCCAAGGAGCTGGCAGATGGACAGCACTTCTGGGAGATCAAGATGACATCACCAGTGTACGGGACAGATATG ATGGTAGGCATCGGAACCTGTGACGTGAACCTGGATAAGTACAGACATACCTTCTGCAGCCTGTTGGGGAAAGATGACGACAGCTGGGGTCTCTCCTACACTG GTCTGTTACATCATAAAGGAGACAAGGTGAACTTCTCCTCACGTTTCGGCCAGGGCTCAATCATCGGAGTGCACCTGGACACATGGCATGGAACACTCACCTTCTTTAAGAACCGCAAGTGCATAG GGGTGGCGGCTACGGAGCTACAGAACAAGCATTTCTACCCCATGGCGTGTTCCACAGCAGCCAAGAGCAGCATGAAGGTGATCCGCTCCTGCTTCACGCCCACTTCCCTGCAGTACCTGTGCTGTGCTCGCCTCCGCAAGCTCTTCCCTGAGTGCCCAGACACCCTGAGCGTACTGCCGCTGCCCCCTGGCCTGCGCCACCTGCTGCACAATAAGCTGGGCTGGGTCCTCCGCCTCAACAACGGCCTCCTGGGGGCTCCAGGGAGGGGGGGCTTGGGGTCTCACTTGCCCCCTACGCCCCCCTTGGCTGGGGCCTTGTCCTCTGAAAGCGATGACTCTGAGGGGTGTTCGTCAGACCCGGAGGCATGTCAGAGGAAGAGATGTCGTTGGACGTGA
- the LOC112252179 gene encoding SPRY domain-containing SOCS box protein 3 isoform X1, which translates to MVILCTATRCPAAMSRRSRNSRAWRYVWSGLRRDADSRALVLSSESEEWGYERLQYSDSDSEPDYRPVVPPVPSAVPVTGESYCTCDSQAEPSYNPHLRGFHRIKDCHCGEEDQDFDWVWDDSNRSMATLMTCDNRKVNFHTEYSCGTAAIRGSKELADGQHFWEIKMTSPVYGTDMMVGIGTCDVNLDKYRHTFCSLLGKDDDSWGLSYTGLLHHKGDKVNFSSRFGQGSIIGVHLDTWHGTLTFFKNRKCIGVAATELQNKHFYPMACSTAAKSSMKVIRSCFTPTSLQYLCCARLRKLFPECPDTLSVLPLPPGLRHLLHNKLGWVLRLNNGLLGAPGRGGLGSHLPPTPPLAGALSSESDDSEGCSSDPEACQRKRCRWT; encoded by the exons gtgTCCTGCTGCAATGTCAAGGCGGAGCAGGAACAGCCGGGCATGGCGTTACGTGTGGAGTGGACTACGGCGAGATGCTGATTCCCGGGCGCTGGTACTGTCCTCAGAAAGTGAAGAGTGGGGCTACGAACGCTTACAG TACAGTGACTCAGACTCTGAGCCAGACTACCGTCCCGTGGTGCCACCGGTCCCCAGTGCCGTGCCCGTTACCGGAGAGTCGTACTGCACCTGCGACTCCCAGGCCGAGCCCAGCTACAACCCACATCTCCGGGGCTTCCACCGCATCAAAGACTGCCACTGTGGAGAGGAAGACCAGG ACTTCGACTGGGTGTGGGACGATAGTAACCGCTCCATGGCCACGTTGATGACCTGCGACAACCGCAAAGTCAACTTCCACACGGAGTACAGCTGCGGCACAGCAGCCATAAGAGGCTCCAAGGAGCTGGCAGATGGACAGCACTTCTGGGAGATCAAGATGACATCACCAGTGTACGGGACAGATATG ATGGTAGGCATCGGAACCTGTGACGTGAACCTGGATAAGTACAGACATACCTTCTGCAGCCTGTTGGGGAAAGATGACGACAGCTGGGGTCTCTCCTACACTG GTCTGTTACATCATAAAGGAGACAAGGTGAACTTCTCCTCACGTTTCGGCCAGGGCTCAATCATCGGAGTGCACCTGGACACATGGCATGGAACACTCACCTTCTTTAAGAACCGCAAGTGCATAG GGGTGGCGGCTACGGAGCTACAGAACAAGCATTTCTACCCCATGGCGTGTTCCACAGCAGCCAAGAGCAGCATGAAGGTGATCCGCTCCTGCTTCACGCCCACTTCCCTGCAGTACCTGTGCTGTGCTCGCCTCCGCAAGCTCTTCCCTGAGTGCCCAGACACCCTGAGCGTACTGCCGCTGCCCCCTGGCCTGCGCCACCTGCTGCACAATAAGCTGGGCTGGGTCCTCCGCCTCAACAACGGCCTCCTGGGGGCTCCAGGGAGGGGGGGCTTGGGGTCTCACTTGCCCCCTACGCCCCCCTTGGCTGGGGCCTTGTCCTCTGAAAGCGATGACTCTGAGGGGTGTTCGTCAGACCCGGAGGCATGTCAGAGGAAGAGATGTCGTTGGACGTGA
- the LOC112252179 gene encoding SPRY domain-containing SOCS box protein 3 isoform X3 — protein sequence MVILCTATRCPAAMSRRSRNSRAWRYVWSGLRRDADSRALVLSSESEEWGYERLQYSDSDSEPDYRPVVPPVPSAVPVTGESYCTCDSQAEPSYNPHLRGFHRIKDCHCGEEDQDFDWVWDDSNRSMATLMTCDNRKVNFHTEYSCGTAAIRGSKELADGQHFWEIKMTSPVYGTDMMVGIGTCDVNLDKYRHTFCSLLGKDDDSWGLSYTGVAATELQNKHFYPMACSTAAKSSMKVIRSCFTPTSLQYLCCARLRKLFPECPDTLSVLPLPPGLRHLLHNKLGWVLRLNNGLLGAPGRGGLGSHLPPTPPLAGALSSESDDSEGCSSDPEACQRKRCRWT from the exons gtgTCCTGCTGCAATGTCAAGGCGGAGCAGGAACAGCCGGGCATGGCGTTACGTGTGGAGTGGACTACGGCGAGATGCTGATTCCCGGGCGCTGGTACTGTCCTCAGAAAGTGAAGAGTGGGGCTACGAACGCTTACAG TACAGTGACTCAGACTCTGAGCCAGACTACCGTCCCGTGGTGCCACCGGTCCCCAGTGCCGTGCCCGTTACCGGAGAGTCGTACTGCACCTGCGACTCCCAGGCCGAGCCCAGCTACAACCCACATCTCCGGGGCTTCCACCGCATCAAAGACTGCCACTGTGGAGAGGAAGACCAGG ACTTCGACTGGGTGTGGGACGATAGTAACCGCTCCATGGCCACGTTGATGACCTGCGACAACCGCAAAGTCAACTTCCACACGGAGTACAGCTGCGGCACAGCAGCCATAAGAGGCTCCAAGGAGCTGGCAGATGGACAGCACTTCTGGGAGATCAAGATGACATCACCAGTGTACGGGACAGATATG ATGGTAGGCATCGGAACCTGTGACGTGAACCTGGATAAGTACAGACATACCTTCTGCAGCCTGTTGGGGAAAGATGACGACAGCTGGGGTCTCTCCTACACTG GGGTGGCGGCTACGGAGCTACAGAACAAGCATTTCTACCCCATGGCGTGTTCCACAGCAGCCAAGAGCAGCATGAAGGTGATCCGCTCCTGCTTCACGCCCACTTCCCTGCAGTACCTGTGCTGTGCTCGCCTCCGCAAGCTCTTCCCTGAGTGCCCAGACACCCTGAGCGTACTGCCGCTGCCCCCTGGCCTGCGCCACCTGCTGCACAATAAGCTGGGCTGGGTCCTCCGCCTCAACAACGGCCTCCTGGGGGCTCCAGGGAGGGGGGGCTTGGGGTCTCACTTGCCCCCTACGCCCCCCTTGGCTGGGGCCTTGTCCTCTGAAAGCGATGACTCTGAGGGGTGTTCGTCAGACCCGGAGGCATGTCAGAGGAAGAGATGTCGTTGGACGTGA